Sequence from the Priestia megaterium genome:
GCTCTGTGGAACATTAGTAAAAAGAAGCTCAGTAAGAATTTCATTAGAGACATGAGCAAAAGTGTCATGTTTATTGAGGGGCTTAAAGGAACATATATTAATTCATATTAAACAGGTATTGAAATAATGAAAGGCCATGCTTTTTATGAAGAAAGCATGGCCTTTTATTATTTTTAAAATGAGAACCTTAAGTAGAGGGCTAAAGTTTAGTTATTTATTTTTTGTATGGTCAGCTATGGTTTATTTGTATTTTATTTATATCTAAAACTAGTTTACGATTTATTTAGATAGCCTAAGCAAGTAGTTAAATTGATAGATAACATAAGGAGGTAACTACACTCCAATGAAAGCCCTATCACTTTAAAGGTTTTATGTCTAGAGAAACTAAGTTGCTAACGAACATGACTGGAGGAAATGTATTATGAGTGCAAACTTGGCTAAAGCGACTATTAATTATAAGGACTTAATTGATGTTGCATCAAAACTATTTGAAGGAGAAGGATTGAGCAATGCTGATGCAAATATAATCGCTGAAGATCTTGTGGCAGCAAATTTACGTGGTTTAGATTCTCACGGAATTTCACGTATTCCTATGTACCTAGAGCGTATTAGACGTAAAGTTGTAAATCCACAACCGAATATTACTATTAAGAATATTACACCCGCAGTCTCTTTAGTTGATGGAGACGATGGGATGGGATTCCTTGCTGCGCATAAGGCAATGGATGAAGCAGTTAGGTTAGCAAAACAGAGTGGGATTGGTCTTGTTGGTGTTCGTCGAAGTACACATTATGGAATGGCAGCTCTTTATGTAAAGCAAGCAATTGAAGCAGGTTATATCTCACTTGCTTATACCAACTCTTCACCTGCCATTCCACCTTGGGGAGGAAGAAGTACTTTTCTTGGAGCTAGTCCATTTGCAGCTGGTGTTCCAGGTGGAAAGGAAGTACCATACGTGTTAGATATGGCTATGACTGTTATTGCACGTGGTAAGATTCGTCTTGCTGCTACTCATGGGGAGCCTATTCCACCTGGATTAGCACTTGATTCAGAAGGAGCACCAACGACGGATGCAAAGAAAGCATTTGAAGGTGTTTGTCTACCATTTGGTGGAGCTAAGGGTTCTGCTCTTGCCATGTTAATGGATTTACTTGCGGGAGTTCTTACAGGTGCAAATTATGCAGGAGAGGTAAAAAGCCTTTACTTTGATCATTCTGAACCACAAAATGTTGGTCATCTTTTCGTAGCGATCCGCCCAGATCTTTTTGTGCCACAAGAAGAATTTGAAGATAGAATGGATAATTTCGTTAATAAAACTAAAGAGGTACCATTAGCACAAGGATTTGATGAAATCTTAATTCCTGGTGAACCAGAGGAACGGACAGCTATCCAACGCTTGAAGAATGGTATCCCATTGACTTCCGAAGTAATTCAAAGTCTTTGTGAAGAGGGAACTCGACAAGGAATAGACCTCTCTTCCATTTTCGATAATGCTAAATAATAAAATACCTTATTTAGTGCCGGCCTTATCACAAGGTCGGCAACCACTATATTAAATTAATGCTTAGATGAAAAATTACAATATTTTGCTTATATAAATTCCATGGTTTTTTAGTGTTTATACCACATGAATATTTCTGAATATTTAGTTACTTTTTATTTAAAGTTATTTGTTAAGGAGATGCTAGAGAAAATGAAGTTGGCTTATCCGTTTTTAACCGAGGAAACCGAAAAAAAATTACTTGGCTTTAAAGGTAATATGGAAGAGGTTTTTCCGACTCTTAAGGATCTAGGATACATAGGTATAGAACCACTAATTCGTAATCCTAGAAAAATTAATACCTTATTATTTACTAAATTGGTTGATAAGTACAATTTGGAGATTGCTGCTATAGGAACAGGACCAATTGTGAGTGATGATCAACTTACTTTTACCTCAAACTCTGCAAATAAAAGGAAAGCAGCAATAGATAGAGCAAAAGAAGTTGTAGAATTTGCCTCTTTATTCGACTGTCCAATTAATATTGGGAAATTAAGAGGTGATATTCATAAAGATCAACCGGAACAATCATGGCTTTGGCTGCGTGAAGGCATTGAGCAAGTATGTGAACATGCTGACAAATATAAAGTTAAAGTGGCACTCGAACCTCAGAACAGAAAAGTCATAAATAATTTAAATACTACTCAAGAAGCACTAACATTTATTCAAAAAACAAACATGGCAAACCTTAAGCTTATGCTTGATATATACCATATGTATATCGAAGATCAGTCTATTGAAGAAAGCCTCGTAGCTGCTAAAGATTACTTTATTTATATTCATATAGCTGATCATAACCGAAAAGCTCCTGGAAAAGGTAACCTTGGCTTCAATAAGATATTTCAGGTCTTAAAAGAGTTGAATTATGGAGGGTTTATAACACCTGAAATTCTTCAAGAATTAAGTAGTTATGAAGAGGCAAAATCTGCGTCCAATTACTTATCAACACTTAATCTTGAAGAAAATATCATTTAAAAATCAATACTCTGAAACACGTTAGATGTAAATGTTTTAATTGAGCATACTCATTAAGCATACGAATAGGTGCAGGGCAGGCTAATTATGGCCCAATTTTAATTGAAAAATCATCGATGAGGAGAGCTTCTATTTGAAAAGGGAGTATCAATACTTTATTTAACATTGATGCTTCTTTTCTAATGCAAATATATAACATTGGAAATAATTGAAAGCGTATACAAATGTAAGGGGGATTAAAATGTTAGCAGTGCTAGGCTACGTAATGATTGTTGTATTTATGTTTTTAATTATGACAAAGCGCCTTTCGGCCTTAATTGCTCTAATGGTTGTACCAGCTGTGTTTGCTATAATTGGAGGATTCACAAAGGATTTAGGAGAAATGGCTTTAACAGGAATTGAACAACTTGCTCCTACCGGAGTAATGTTAATGTTTGCTATTTTGTATTTTGGTATTATGATTGATGCTGGTTTATTTGATCCTGTAGTTGATAAAATACTGAAAATTGTAAAAGGAGATCCTTTAAAGATTACCATTGGTACTGCTGTATTAGTTTTAATTATATCTTTAGATGGGGATGGAACAACTACGTACATGATCACAATTTCAGCCATGCTACCTCTCTACAAAAGGCTTGGAATGAGTCCTTTGATTCTAGCAAGTATAGCTGTGTTAGGTAATGCTGTAATGAATATTACACCTTGGGCAGGTGCAATGGCAAGGGTAGTAAGTGCTTTACATTTAGAAATGTCAGACGTATTTGTTCCACTAATCCCAGCAATGGTAGGTGGGGCTGTATGGGTTATATTTACAGCTTATATTTTTGGAGCGAGAGAACGTAAACGATTGGGAGTTATCAATTTAACAGATTTGCATGCAGAAGGGACAGCATATGTGGAACAAGCAGCTACTGTAGAACAAATAGAACATAAACGACCAAAACTATTGTGGGTGAATTTTGGTCTAACAGTTCTTCTAATGGTAGGGCTAGTTATGGGCGTAATGCCTTTGCAAGTTCTATTTATGATTGGATTTGCACTTGCTATCTTGATCAACTATCCCAATATGGAATTACAAAAAGAACGTATTACAGCTCATGCAGGAAATGTTTTAGCAGTAGTGTCATTAGTTTTTGCGGCCGGTATTTTTACGGGTATTTTATCAGGAACGAAAATGGTAGATGCAATGGCTAAAAGTTTAGTATCTCTAATACCAGATGCCCTAGGGCCGCATTTCCCTGTTATTACAGCTATCATTAGCTTACCCTTTACTTTCTTTATGTCTAATGATGCATATTACTTTGGAATTCTACCAATAATTGCCGAAGCTGCTAGTAATTATGGAGTGGATTCTGGGGAGATTGCTCGAGCTGCTCTTATGGGACCTGGCGTTCATCTATTAAGTCCACTCGTTGCCTCAACCTATCTATTAGTAGGGATGGCGAAAGTTGATTTCGGGGAATTCCAAAAATTCACTTTACCATGGGCTGTTGGAACATCGGTTATAATGATTCTTGTATCTATTGCAGTGGGAGCTTTTTCTTTATAAGAGGAAATCCGATTAAATAAAAAGCCTTTGCTTTAATAGGTTAAGCAAAGGCTTTTGTGTTATGTCTGAACTTGAAGCTCATTTACAACCTATTTTTGATCATTTTTAATAAGACAATTTCAATAATTCAAAGAAAAACCTTGACTTTATTCCTTTAGCAGTTTGAAACAGAATCAAACCTACCTGCCGTAGAAGTATACGTTTGTAGTTAACATAAAACGTGTTATCGGAAATAAAAATCAAAGGTGCTTTATGCTACCTTTGATTTTTCAATTGCACACCTATGAATTATCTCACTTAACATCACCATATTGGCTCAAAAATGCTTTTAATTCATTTAATGTAGCTAAAATAAAGCTTTGATCACTTTCTATCTCAAATTGTAGTACGTTTTCCAGATAAGGCTTTTCTCTATAGTAACCTTGTATGAAGACTTGACCCAAATTATTAAATTCAAATTCAATTTGAAGAGACGTTTCATAGTTTATAAAAGTCGCTACACCTTGAAGGGTGTTATAGCATTTGTTTAAAGCTTGATAAAATTCATTCATATCGTTTGTAGTGAACCACAATTCTCCAAGCACATAATAATTTCCACTTTTTATTTCAACTGTGCCTTCAATATCATAACCTCCGAAATGACTTTTTCTATTTGAAAAACCGTATTTATCCCCTGACTTAATTTGAATAGATCCCTGCTTACCTCGTATAGTAATTTGATTCATAATTTCAGCTCACTTCTAACTAATCTTTGCTAAAGAATAACAAAACTAGTGAAAAAGAAAAATACGTTACATACAATTTCTACTTACCATAATGTAGTTTATAGGCACTCTTCTCAAAAAAATAAAGCTCATCTTACAAAATTGTAAGTCCATCTTACATTATTGTTAGGTGAGCTTTATTAAATCTCGTTTTATAATTGTTTATAGAAGATATTTACAATTAGCTAAGGGAATGAAATATATTGAAGGTTAAAAAAGACAATCATCCTATTATTATGTTTGATGGTATATGTAACGTATGTAATCATTGGGTTCAATTTGTTATAAAAAGGGATCCTAAAGGCATATTTAAATTTTTGTCTCTTCAATCAGATTTAGCATGCTCATTGATAACAGATCACAATCTGAATAATAAGCAATTGGATTCCATTATCTTAATTGATAAAGATCAAATATATACTGAATCTACAGCAATCTTACATATCATAAATAAGCTTACGGGAC
This genomic interval carries:
- a CDS encoding CitMHS family transporter → MLAVLGYVMIVVFMFLIMTKRLSALIALMVVPAVFAIIGGFTKDLGEMALTGIEQLAPTGVMLMFAILYFGIMIDAGLFDPVVDKILKIVKGDPLKITIGTAVLVLIISLDGDGTTTYMITISAMLPLYKRLGMSPLILASIAVLGNAVMNITPWAGAMARVVSALHLEMSDVFVPLIPAMVGGAVWVIFTAYIFGARERKRLGVINLTDLHAEGTAYVEQAATVEQIEHKRPKLLWVNFGLTVLLMVGLVMGVMPLQVLFMIGFALAILINYPNMELQKERITAHAGNVLAVVSLVFAAGIFTGILSGTKMVDAMAKSLVSLIPDALGPHFPVITAIISLPFTFFMSNDAYYFGILPIIAEAASNYGVDSGEIARAALMGPGVHLLSPLVASTYLLVGMAKVDFGEFQKFTLPWAVGTSVIMILVSIAVGAFSL
- a CDS encoding sugar phosphate isomerase/epimerase family protein, coding for MKLAYPFLTEETEKKLLGFKGNMEEVFPTLKDLGYIGIEPLIRNPRKINTLLFTKLVDKYNLEIAAIGTGPIVSDDQLTFTSNSANKRKAAIDRAKEVVEFASLFDCPINIGKLRGDIHKDQPEQSWLWLREGIEQVCEHADKYKVKVALEPQNRKVINNLNTTQEALTFIQKTNMANLKLMLDIYHMYIEDQSIEESLVAAKDYFIYIHIADHNRKAPGKGNLGFNKIFQVLKELNYGGFITPEILQELSSYEEAKSASNYLSTLNLEENII
- a CDS encoding Ldh family oxidoreductase, with translation MSANLAKATINYKDLIDVASKLFEGEGLSNADANIIAEDLVAANLRGLDSHGISRIPMYLERIRRKVVNPQPNITIKNITPAVSLVDGDDGMGFLAAHKAMDEAVRLAKQSGIGLVGVRRSTHYGMAALYVKQAIEAGYISLAYTNSSPAIPPWGGRSTFLGASPFAAGVPGGKEVPYVLDMAMTVIARGKIRLAATHGEPIPPGLALDSEGAPTTDAKKAFEGVCLPFGGAKGSALAMLMDLLAGVLTGANYAGEVKSLYFDHSEPQNVGHLFVAIRPDLFVPQEEFEDRMDNFVNKTKEVPLAQGFDEILIPGEPEERTAIQRLKNGIPLTSEVIQSLCEEGTRQGIDLSSIFDNAK
- a CDS encoding WapI family immunity protein; translation: MNQITIRGKQGSIQIKSGDKYGFSNRKSHFGGYDIEGTVEIKSGNYYVLGELWFTTNDMNEFYQALNKCYNTLQGVATFINYETSLQIEFEFNNLGQVFIQGYYREKPYLENVLQFEIESDQSFILATLNELKAFLSQYGDVK
- a CDS encoding thiol-disulfide oxidoreductase DCC family protein, yielding MFDGICNVCNHWVQFVIKRDPKGIFKFLSLQSDLACSLITDHNLNNKQLDSIILIDKDQIYTESTAILHIINKLTGPIRFFVLFWIIPKKIRDKVYRFIAKNRYRFFLKKESCLVPSKEIQNRFIKMETESGKTDE